A region from the Neomonachus schauinslandi chromosome 2, ASM220157v2, whole genome shotgun sequence genome encodes:
- the MXD4 gene encoding max dimerization protein 4, protein MELNSLLILLEAAEYLERRDREAEHGYASVLPFDGDFARKKTKAAGLVRKAPNNRSSHNELEKHRRAKLRLYLEQLKQLVPLGPDSTRHTTLSLLKRAKMHIKKLEEQDRRALSIKEQLQREHRFLKRRLEQLSMQSLERVRTDSTGSAVSTDDSEQEVDVEGMEFGPGELDSVGSSSDADDHYSLQSGGCSDGGYGPPCRRPGRPGLS, encoded by the exons ATGGAGCTGAATTCCCTGCTGATCCTGCTGGAGGCGGCCGAGTACCTGGAGCGCAGGGACCGAG AGGCCGAGCACGGCTACGCCTCGGTGCTGCCCTTCGACGGCGACTTCGCCAGGAAGAAGACAAAGGCGGCGGGCCTGGTGCGCAAGGCCCCGAACAACAG GTCTTCACACAATGAACTAGAAAAGCACAG aCGAGCCAAACTCAGGCTCTATCTGGAGCAGCTCAAGCAGCTGGTGCCCCTGGGCCCTGACAGTACCCGCCACACCACGCTGAGCCTCCTCAAACGGGCCAAGATGCACATCAAG aaaCTGGAGGAGCAGGACCGCCGGGCACTGAGCATCAAGGAGCAGCTGCAGCGGGAACACCGCTTCCTGAAGCGGCGCCTGGAGCAGCTGTCCATGCAGAGTCTGGAACGTGTACGCACGGACAGCACGGGCTCCGCCGTCTCCACTGATGACTCAGAGCAAG AAGTGGACGTAGAGGGCATGGAGTTTGGCCCTGGTGAGCTGGACAGTGTTGGCAGCAGCAGTGACGCGGACGACCACTACAGCCTGCAGAGTGGTGGCTGCAGCGACGGGGGCTACGGGCCCCCCTGCCGGCGGCCTGGCCGCCCTGGCCTCTCGTAG